From a region of the Synechococcus sp. RS9916 genome:
- a CDS encoding Nif11-like leader peptide family natural product precursor, which translates to MSEEQLKAFLEKVKADTTLQEKLKAAADSDAVLAIAKEAGFSISADDLKNAQSEVSEEELEGVAGGEKTNFYCSNWNHTCAWNC; encoded by the coding sequence ATGTCAGAAGAACAGCTCAAAGCGTTCCTTGAAAAAGTCAAAGCTGACACCACGCTTCAGGAGAAGCTGAAAGCTGCAGCTGATTCAGACGCTGTTCTTGCGATTGCGAAAGAGGCGGGATTTAGCATCTCTGCTGATGACTTGAAGAACGCTCAATCAGAGGTTTCAGAAGAAGAGCTGGAAGGCGTGGCTGGGGGGGAGAAGACGAACTTTTACTGTAGCAACTGGAATCACACTTGTGCATGGAATTGTTGA
- a CDS encoding transposase, giving the protein MSRSPRHLPQGYSFHITLRCNSRQFLIAKGLRRDVLLAVLAKAQAKVPHRLYAVCFMANHLHLLIRPDDASKLPKLMHWFGWYSAMALNRLSGRCGHFGEARYYATAIAAKDHRRVLNTLRYIHANPKAAGVRQGFYDPYSNYGHYGRLACDGISEWHPSFLQLASSLKGCSRRYERFCQKYRHHAKGVAKCHWGSRMLKRLVGSSRSKKKRVSPGQQQLPFAFDVRLNQIPDEWHQVAARFRKANGIRDGDRERIIWQLR; this is encoded by the coding sequence ATGTCCCGCTCACCACGCCATCTGCCTCAGGGCTATTCGTTTCACATCACCTTGAGGTGCAACAGCCGTCAGTTTTTGATTGCGAAAGGATTGAGGCGGGATGTGCTGCTAGCAGTGCTCGCCAAGGCACAAGCCAAGGTGCCTCATAGGTTGTATGCCGTGTGCTTCATGGCAAATCACCTGCACTTGCTCATAAGACCTGACGATGCATCCAAGCTGCCAAAGCTGATGCATTGGTTTGGCTGGTATTCAGCGATGGCACTCAACCGCTTGAGTGGTCGTTGCGGGCATTTTGGGGAAGCGAGGTATTACGCCACTGCCATCGCAGCTAAAGACCACAGACGAGTGCTGAATACCTTGCGGTATATCCACGCCAACCCGAAAGCAGCTGGAGTGCGACAGGGGTTTTATGACCCCTATTCCAACTACGGGCACTACGGCAGGTTGGCGTGTGATGGCATCAGCGAATGGCACCCCAGCTTTCTGCAACTGGCATCAAGCCTGAAGGGATGCTCCAGGCGATATGAGCGGTTTTGCCAGAAGTATCGCCATCACGCCAAGGGAGTCGCTAAGTGCCATTGGGGCTCAAGGATGCTGAAGCGATTGGTTGGGAGCAGTAGAAGCAAGAAGAAACGGGTCTCACCAGGTCAACAGCAACTCCCATTTGCATTTGATGTGCGGCTCAATCAAATCCCTGACGAGTGGCATCAGGTGGCGGCGAGATTTCGCAAGGCGAATGGCATCCGTGATGGTGATAGGGAGCGAATTATTTGGCAGTTGCGTTGA
- a CDS encoding DNA-3-methyladenine glycosylase, translating to MKKVVVPATPIASQHIVKDFPALPQSFFCRPAEVVGPDLVGCRLVKRQADGSLLWGVIVETEAYSQDEPACHGYRRRSPQNETLFGEPGRFYVYVSYGIHHCVNVVTDRAEWANGVLLRAIALPGEPERVAAGPGLLARRFGMDRAHDSCSVCGENELWLAPRPAALEHPALVTTTRIGISQAQELPWRWYFQASRSVSKRMRGDRMPSRSSCWIPEGAIGA from the coding sequence GTGAAGAAGGTTGTTGTTCCAGCCACTCCCATAGCCAGTCAGCACATCGTCAAGGATTTCCCAGCTCTCCCTCAATCCTTCTTCTGCCGCCCTGCAGAGGTAGTGGGACCTGACTTGGTGGGCTGCAGGTTGGTGAAACGCCAGGCGGATGGCAGCTTGCTCTGGGGCGTGATTGTGGAGACGGAGGCGTATTCACAGGATGAGCCTGCCTGTCACGGTTACCGGCGCCGCTCACCGCAGAACGAAACCCTGTTCGGTGAGCCAGGTCGGTTTTATGTGTATGTGAGCTATGGCATCCACCACTGCGTGAATGTGGTGACTGATCGTGCCGAGTGGGCGAATGGCGTATTGCTGCGCGCCATCGCTCTTCCTGGCGAGCCTGAACGGGTCGCGGCTGGGCCTGGGCTGCTCGCTAGGCGCTTTGGGATGGATCGAGCGCATGACAGCTGCTCGGTGTGTGGTGAGAATGAGTTGTGGCTGGCGCCGCGACCAGCAGCTCTCGAGCACCCCGCGCTTGTGACCACCACTCGGATCGGAATTTCTCAAGCCCAGGAGTTGCCCTGGCGTTGGTATTTCCAGGCCAGTCGCAGCGTCAGCAAACGCATGCGGGGTGATCGCATGCCATCGCGATCGTCTTGTTGGATTCCTGAGGGAGCCATCGGCGCATGA